The proteins below come from a single Triplophysa rosa linkage group LG12, Trosa_1v2, whole genome shotgun sequence genomic window:
- the LOC130562384 gene encoding ribonuclease P protein subunit p25-like protein, whose protein sequence is MLTHPVMEPSVDGDARLCVPGQTAHAQSSSTSPTNRELKRGHAVGFKKVCRIEEDSLCPFPGLPAGVLEMKVKEGSKIRNLMGFAMARMQDDGGRAGLRHVVFTGSGRAVTKTITCAEIMKRKICGLHQMTKLQYKSLREVWESQEDGDSEMTVHRTLPSISILLSKDPLDPLEPGYQPPENVWEQRNGGEVSRVPENRSTDSSDSLMEPQAKRCCL, encoded by the coding sequence ATGCTCACACACCCGGTCATGGAGCCGAGCGTGGATGGTGACGCCCGTCTGTGTGTTCCGGGTCAGACTGCACACGCTCAGAGCTCCTCCACCTCTCCAACAAACCGCGAGCTCAAACGAGGACACGCCGTGGGTTTTAAGAAAGTGTGTCGGATAGAAGAGGATAGTTTGTGCCCGTTTCCCGGACTGCCGGCAGGCGTGCTGGAAATGAAGGTGAAAGAGGGCAGCAAAATTCGGAACCTCATGGGTTTCGCTATGGCACGCATGCAGGACGACGGCGGTCGGGCGGGACTGAGACATGTCGTGTTCACCGGGTCGGGCAGGGCCGTCACCAAAACCATCACGTGCGCTGAGATCATGAAGAGGAAGATCTGCGGTCTTCATCAGATGACCAAACTGCAATACAAGAGCTTACGGGAGGTGTGGGAGAGTCAGGAAGACGGCGACTCTGAGATGACCGTCCACCGAACTCTTCCGTCCATCAGTATCCTGCTCTCCAAAGATCCGCTCGACCCTCTGGAACCGGGTTATCAACCTCCAGAGAATGTCTGGGAGCAGAGGAACGGAGGCGAGGTTTCACGCGTGCCGGAGAACAGATCGACAGACTCCTCTGACTCTCTGATGGAGCCGCAGGCTAAAAGATGCTGCCTCTGA